From the genome of Spirochaetota bacterium, one region includes:
- a CDS encoding peptide-binding protein — MKKKFLAFLILSSMILTFCSRPSLRDEETIVLTLSQEPQTLNPVSSLDLYSSIVISFVYDSLFEVDKNLNFTPKIVKEYTVSSDSKVFRFKIKENARWQDGKPITADDVIYTYSMITNPISRAFNKVAQYKDVEYVKKIDELTFEVKYRQPYAPALESWAMIPIPKHIFEKEDFQNTKYNSFPIGSGAYEVKKVVPGQYIILERITNYWDVDNTPKIKRIVFKIIKDPTVEFNALKVGEVDLAGIRPIDWVNQAQEDWFKQKFNTYRYYTLNISQIAINLKDEILSDKLVRKALSHSVNKEEIKKSVYFGLAEPLSGPFPPNSWAFNPNVKDYEFSLEKASKLLDEAGWKDTDGDGVRDKGGKKLSLELIIPQGSETGIKIGEILKETLKNIGVELNIRVMEWSMVTKTIDSKTFQMVMFGWSLSLDPDPYDIWHSSQINGGINYVSYSNKEVDKLCEEGRRIFNKEERKKIYARVHQIIQDDLPYIFLFSRASLVGADRRVINIDPSTVGIYWNFNKWELQKP; from the coding sequence ATGAAGAAGAAGTTCCTTGCTTTCCTTATACTTTCATCAATGATACTAACATTCTGTTCCAGACCTAGTTTAAGGGATGAGGAGACAATTGTTCTAACCCTTTCTCAAGAGCCACAGACTCTTAATCCTGTTTCATCTCTGGATTTGTATTCATCAATAGTAATATCATTTGTGTATGACTCTCTCTTTGAAGTTGATAAAAATCTGAATTTCACTCCAAAGATAGTGAAGGAATATACAGTATCATCTGACTCCAAAGTTTTCAGATTTAAGATAAAAGAAAACGCGAGATGGCAAGATGGGAAACCAATAACCGCAGACGATGTTATATACACCTACTCAATGATCACAAATCCTATATCAAGAGCGTTTAACAAAGTTGCACAATACAAGGATGTTGAGTATGTGAAGAAGATAGATGAACTAACATTTGAGGTAAAATACAGACAACCTTACGCACCAGCACTTGAGAGTTGGGCTATGATACCAATACCAAAGCATATCTTTGAGAAAGAAGATTTTCAAAATACGAAATATAACTCTTTTCCTATTGGAAGTGGCGCTTATGAAGTGAAGAAGGTTGTTCCCGGGCAGTATATTATACTTGAAAGAATAACAAATTACTGGGATGTTGATAACACACCAAAAATAAAGAGAATTGTATTTAAAATCATAAAAGACCCTACAGTTGAGTTTAACGCACTCAAGGTTGGTGAGGTAGACCTGGCAGGTATAAGACCAATAGACTGGGTCAATCAGGCACAAGAAGACTGGTTTAAGCAGAAGTTTAACACTTACAGATACTACACTCTAAACATATCTCAAATAGCGATAAACCTAAAAGATGAGATATTATCAGACAAACTCGTTAGAAAAGCACTATCTCACTCCGTAAACAAAGAAGAGATCAAAAAGAGTGTATATTTCGGTCTTGCAGAGCCACTTTCAGGTCCCTTCCCCCCTAACAGTTGGGCTTTTAACCCTAATGTGAAAGATTACGAGTTTTCACTAGAAAAGGCTTCAAAACTACTAGATGAGGCTGGTTGGAAGGATACTGACGGTGATGGAGTGAGAGATAAAGGGGGCAAAAAACTATCCCTTGAACTTATTATTCCTCAGGGTAGCGAAACAGGTATAAAGATTGGAGAGATACTCAAGGAAACATTAAAGAACATAGGTGTTGAACTCAATATAAGAGTTATGGAATGGTCAATGGTTACGAAAACAATAGATAGTAAGACATTCCAGATGGTGATGTTTGGATGGTCACTTTCTCTTGACCCAGATCCCTACGATATATGGCATTCTTCGCAGATAAATGGAGGAATAAACTATGTAAGTTATTCAAACAAGGAAGTTGATAAACTCTGTGAAGAAGGTAGAAGGATCTTTAACAAGGAAGAACGAAAGAAAATATATGCAAGGGTTCATCAGATAATACAGGATGATTTACCTTACATATTCCTATTCTCAAGAGCATCACTTGTAGGAGCAGATAGGCGAGTAATTAATATAGATCCTTCAACAGTAGGAATATATTGGAACTTCAATAAATGGGAATTACAAAAACCCTAA
- a CDS encoding bifunctional anthranilate synthase component II/anthranilate phosphoribosyltransferase, with product MIVFIDNYDSFVYNLVQYVGTLYSNVKVFRNDEVSVEEIRKMSPSGIIISPGPGWPKDAGISEELIKEFYTKIPILGVCLGHQAIGEVFGGKIIHAKRIMHGKTSVIVHNQKDVFKEITNPLKATRYHSLVIDPSSLPKELEITASSEDDEIMGVRHREYPLFGVQFHPESIATEYGMKMIKNFIDFIKPTISVSFFINKVSSKEDLSDQESQIIADKIIRGEISPVLTSALLLGIRVKGESSSEILGFARGMLDNAIKINVDGETVDNCGTGGDGKHTINISTISSFVIAGVEGLKVPKHGNRSVSSKVGSADLLESLGVKIDIKPERMEKIINTLGIGFLFAPIYHPAMKNVAPIRKELGVRTIFNILGPLVNPSRPKYQLIGVFDEKLLKILPEVLHNLGLQKAFVVHSEDGLDEVSPSSSTKVAYLNNGNVKYVRLKPQDFGLDPIPFEDILGGDIEYNKNICMDILNDKPIPQKNAVLINSALAIFLTGRVKNLQDAVELAKKSISSGKALEKLQNLIGETNKA from the coding sequence ATGATTGTGTTTATTGATAACTATGATTCGTTTGTGTATAACCTTGTTCAGTATGTTGGAACACTGTATAGTAATGTAAAAGTTTTTAGGAATGACGAGGTTAGCGTAGAAGAGATAAGGAAAATGTCCCCCTCAGGCATAATAATCTCACCTGGTCCCGGGTGGCCCAAGGATGCAGGTATTTCAGAGGAACTAATAAAAGAATTCTACACAAAGATACCAATACTAGGCGTTTGCCTAGGTCATCAGGCAATAGGTGAAGTTTTTGGTGGGAAGATAATACACGCAAAGAGAATCATGCATGGAAAAACTTCTGTGATAGTTCATAACCAGAAAGATGTTTTCAAAGAGATAACCAACCCTCTGAAAGCAACAAGATATCATTCTCTTGTGATAGACCCATCTTCATTACCTAAAGAACTTGAGATTACTGCTTCAAGCGAAGATGATGAGATAATGGGAGTTAGACACAGAGAATATCCTCTCTTCGGCGTTCAGTTCCACCCAGAGTCTATCGCAACGGAGTATGGTATGAAGATGATCAAAAACTTCATAGATTTTATTAAGCCTACTATCAGTGTGTCATTCTTCATAAATAAAGTAAGTTCAAAGGAAGATTTGTCAGATCAAGAATCACAGATTATTGCTGATAAGATAATTAGAGGTGAAATATCACCTGTTCTGACATCTGCTCTACTTCTCGGGATTAGAGTAAAAGGAGAGAGTAGCTCCGAAATTCTTGGCTTTGCGAGAGGTATGCTTGATAATGCTATCAAGATAAACGTTGATGGAGAAACTGTAGATAACTGTGGAACTGGTGGTGATGGAAAACATACTATAAATATCTCTACTATATCTTCTTTTGTGATTGCTGGAGTTGAAGGGTTGAAGGTTCCAAAGCATGGTAATAGATCAGTGTCAAGCAAGGTTGGTAGTGCAGACCTGTTAGAATCGCTAGGTGTGAAGATAGATATAAAGCCTGAAAGGATGGAGAAAATAATAAATACATTGGGTATTGGGTTTCTGTTTGCCCCTATTTACCATCCTGCGATGAAGAATGTAGCACCGATAAGAAAAGAACTTGGTGTTAGAACGATATTCAACATACTTGGACCACTGGTAAACCCATCAAGACCTAAATATCAACTCATAGGAGTATTTGATGAGAAACTACTTAAGATACTTCCTGAAGTTTTACATAATCTTGGCTTGCAAAAAGCTTTCGTGGTTCATAGTGAAGATGGGCTTGATGAAGTTTCACCCTCTTCCTCAACAAAAGTAGCATACCTAAACAATGGTAATGTCAAGTATGTCAGACTAAAACCTCAAGATTTTGGTCTTGATCCAATACCGTTTGAAGACATACTAGGTGGTGATATTGAGTATAACAAAAACATTTGTATGGACATACTTAATGATAAACCTATACCTCAAAAAAATGCAGTTCTAATAAACTCTGCTTTGGCTATATTCCTAACAGGTAGAGTTAAAAATCTTCAGGATGCTGTTGAGCTAGCAAAGAAATCAATCTCATCAGGTAAAGCACTTGAAAAACTACAGAACCTGATAGGTGAAACGAACAAGGCTTAA
- the fliF gene encoding flagellar basal-body MS-ring/collar protein FliF: MNNILEFLRNVFNRFRELSLTSKIVVISSILAVVVAVVVVVLISRPTTKVLLYPQALSPDDFARITKKLTELNIPFETRDNKFVLVSDEETKQKAKMRLAWEGIIPNNIKGFELFDVQSFTTTDFERNVNLHRAIVGEIERHLKMIDDIEDVKIVLPFQKERLFKEDETEKTASVVVTPSPYSDLRENKNKVKAIVELVARGIDGLKPENIVVVDNQGNVLSDLLLGDQVSDDIRAAREQIKVKERIKRELIERVHNELSKAISEDRIIVSAEVDMRWDKKEIQQDKVIPTVVKQDNPLTPYDESQVEINVPISKKTTKEDFKGPAYIPEGPPGVEANVPPGIKEKIDKFTTYQKNEEIVNYELSKEKVNQKNQPYDINRVSVAVAVDGVWEVELKDGEPVLDERGRVKRKFTPPDEEELRRIEEWVKRAIGYNPIRGDSVVVTFIKFDRTKQFQKEDEELLRRYQIRRILIATILVLIVLFLLLLLYRAIMKEVARRRRLREEELARQQQLMREAALRAAEQEGAMVELSVEEKARMELLESIISIAREKPDIAARVIRTWISEE, encoded by the coding sequence ATGAATAATATCCTTGAGTTTTTGAGAAACGTTTTTAACAGATTTAGGGAGCTTTCTCTCACATCAAAGATAGTAGTAATATCTTCAATTTTAGCAGTAGTAGTTGCAGTTGTTGTTGTAGTTTTAATATCAAGGCCAACTACTAAAGTTTTACTTTACCCTCAGGCACTATCTCCAGACGATTTTGCAAGGATCACAAAGAAATTAACCGAACTTAACATACCATTTGAGACAAGAGACAATAAATTTGTTCTAGTTTCAGATGAAGAGACAAAACAAAAGGCAAAAATGAGACTTGCCTGGGAAGGGATAATCCCAAACAACATAAAAGGATTTGAACTTTTTGATGTTCAATCTTTCACAACGACCGACTTTGAAAGGAATGTTAATCTACACAGGGCAATAGTAGGTGAAATTGAGCGACACCTTAAAATGATTGATGATATTGAAGATGTCAAAATAGTGCTACCTTTTCAGAAAGAAAGACTCTTTAAAGAGGATGAGACAGAGAAAACCGCTTCAGTTGTAGTAACACCATCTCCTTACTCGGACTTGAGAGAGAATAAGAATAAAGTGAAAGCTATAGTAGAACTCGTTGCTCGTGGTATTGACGGTCTGAAACCTGAAAATATCGTTGTTGTTGATAATCAGGGTAATGTATTAAGCGACCTCCTTCTGGGAGATCAAGTTTCGGATGATATAAGAGCGGCGAGAGAGCAAATAAAGGTTAAAGAGAGAATAAAGAGAGAACTTATTGAAAGAGTCCATAATGAGCTTTCAAAGGCAATAAGTGAGGATAGAATAATAGTAAGTGCAGAAGTTGATATGAGGTGGGATAAGAAGGAGATACAACAGGATAAGGTAATACCAACTGTTGTAAAACAGGATAATCCTCTTACGCCCTATGATGAGAGTCAGGTTGAAATAAATGTGCCTATAAGTAAGAAAACAACGAAAGAGGACTTCAAAGGCCCCGCTTATATACCGGAAGGACCTCCTGGTGTTGAAGCAAATGTTCCACCTGGTATAAAAGAAAAGATAGATAAGTTCACTACATACCAGAAGAATGAGGAGATTGTGAATTATGAGTTGAGTAAGGAAAAAGTTAATCAAAAGAACCAACCTTACGATATAAACCGTGTTAGTGTAGCAGTTGCTGTTGATGGTGTATGGGAAGTTGAACTCAAGGACGGTGAACCAGTGCTTGATGAGAGGGGTAGAGTCAAAAGGAAGTTTACTCCACCTGATGAAGAAGAACTACGTAGGATAGAAGAATGGGTAAAGAGAGCAATAGGTTATAACCCTATAAGAGGGGATAGCGTTGTTGTAACCTTCATAAAGTTTGACAGAACGAAGCAGTTTCAAAAAGAAGATGAAGAACTTCTAAGAAGATACCAGATAAGAAGAATCTTGATTGCTACTATACTTGTCTTAATAGTCCTATTCCTACTGTTACTACTCTACAGAGCGATAATGAAAGAAGTTGCAAGGAGAAGGAGACTACGAGAGGAAGAACTCGCAAGGCAACAACAGCTTATGCGTGAAGCAGCACTCAGAGCAGCAGAACAAGAAGGTGCTATGGTTGAACTATCTGTTGAAGAGAAAGCCAGAATGGAACTACTTGAAAGTATAATAAGCATAGCAAGAGAGAAACCTGACATCGCTGCTAGAGTCATAAGAACTTGGATCTCCGAAGAGTAG
- a CDS encoding glycoside hydrolase family 13 protein has translation MDWKKSILSEVNYTFVSNPYPRYNEYVKVSFRVIKNNPIKNAYIRAIIDGGSHYSRMNISRQTKHFVYYEGWLRMSQKSINYHFIIDAGSEVLFYTRAGLFSYAPTEDHDFVIIAEFENPEWVPGSVFYQIFPDRFCQGRPELSVKTGEYEYRGHKTIKLEWGTEPLPYSKGFCLDFQGGDLYGIKEKIPYLASIGVNALYLNPIFKAMTHHRYDTIDYFNVDPHLGGNEALKELVDELHKNGMKIILDISINHTGDKHYWFLKALEDKSSEERSFYYFNERDEYKGWAGLSELPQLNYNSKKLRELIFEGENSVVRYYIKNFDIDGWRFDVANDTGRNGRDQFGNEIFARIRERVKSVKRSAYLIGEHWEDNISYLLGDQLDGCMNYFASSRPLRVFAGEVDRFLRNVVEPGRKLRPSTGAEINEQIQQHFTRLPNQIAFLQFNLIDSHDIHRFHNSVFFERDIYKGMLIILFLLPGTVSIYYGDEIGLGGRTTDVEGCRYPMEWNEEKWDRWFLNLYSTLSKLKRVEKVLHTGAYRPLYADEDTFVFSRFDESKCFVGTLSRSEEEKKISIPVYPSGVIDEEGFDVFTNERFKAKDGYLNVKVSKKRQMLISFNLQ, from the coding sequence ATGGACTGGAAGAAGTCAATACTCTCTGAAGTAAATTATACATTTGTCTCAAACCCTTATCCAAGATATAATGAGTATGTGAAAGTAAGTTTCAGAGTTATAAAGAACAATCCTATAAAGAATGCTTACATAAGGGCTATAATTGATGGTGGTTCGCATTACTCAAGGATGAATATCTCAAGACAAACAAAACATTTTGTGTATTACGAAGGTTGGCTTAGAATGTCTCAAAAGAGTATAAACTATCATTTCATAATTGATGCTGGAAGCGAGGTTCTCTTCTATACAAGAGCTGGGCTATTTTCATATGCTCCAACTGAAGACCACGATTTTGTAATAATAGCCGAGTTTGAAAACCCTGAATGGGTTCCAGGAAGTGTATTTTACCAAATCTTTCCAGATAGGTTCTGTCAAGGAAGACCAGAATTGTCTGTAAAAACAGGTGAATACGAATACAGGGGACACAAAACTATTAAACTTGAATGGGGAACTGAACCTCTACCTTACAGCAAAGGTTTCTGTCTTGATTTTCAGGGCGGAGATTTGTACGGAATAAAAGAAAAAATCCCATACCTTGCTTCTATTGGAGTAAATGCGCTATACTTAAATCCTATTTTTAAGGCGATGACACATCACAGATATGATACCATTGACTACTTCAATGTAGATCCTCACCTTGGCGGTAATGAAGCTTTGAAAGAACTAGTTGATGAACTTCACAAGAATGGTATGAAGATAATACTTGACATATCAATTAACCATACCGGAGATAAACATTACTGGTTTCTTAAAGCACTTGAAGACAAATCCTCCGAAGAGAGAAGTTTTTACTATTTTAACGAGAGAGACGAGTATAAGGGATGGGCTGGACTTTCTGAACTACCTCAACTTAATTACAACTCAAAGAAATTGAGAGAGTTAATTTTTGAAGGTGAGAACTCTGTTGTTAGGTATTACATTAAAAACTTTGATATAGACGGATGGCGTTTTGATGTTGCTAATGACACTGGTAGGAATGGTAGAGACCAGTTCGGTAATGAAATATTTGCAAGGATAAGAGAAAGAGTGAAGAGTGTAAAAAGGAGTGCTTACCTAATTGGCGAACACTGGGAGGATAATATTAGTTATTTGCTTGGAGATCAGTTGGATGGTTGTATGAACTACTTTGCATCATCAAGACCTTTGAGAGTATTCGCTGGTGAGGTTGATAGATTTCTAAGAAATGTAGTAGAACCAGGAAGAAAGTTGAGGCCATCTACAGGTGCAGAAATCAATGAACAGATCCAACAACACTTTACAAGACTGCCAAACCAGATAGCATTCCTTCAGTTTAACCTAATAGATTCACACGACATACATAGATTCCACAACTCAGTATTCTTTGAAAGAGATATATATAAAGGTATGCTAATAATTCTCTTTCTACTACCGGGCACTGTGTCAATATACTATGGGGATGAGATAGGATTAGGAGGAAGAACAACAGATGTTGAAGGATGTAGATATCCTATGGAATGGAATGAAGAAAAATGGGACAGATGGTTTCTAAATCTATACTCTACTTTGTCTAAACTCAAAAGAGTAGAAAAAGTACTCCATACAGGAGCATACAGACCTCTGTATGCCGATGAAGATACGTTTGTTTTCTCAAGGTTTGATGAGAGTAAGTGCTTTGTAGGTACTCTATCAAGATCCGAAGAAGAGAAGAAAATATCAATTCCAGTTTATCCATCAGGTGTAATTGATGAAGAAGGATTTGATGTATTCACAAACGAAAGGTTCAAAGCGAAAGATGGATACCTAAATGTGAAAGTATCTAAAAAACGACAGATGTTAATATCATTCAATCTACAATAG
- a CDS encoding sigma-54 dependent transcriptional regulator, whose product MLKVLVVDDEKGIRMFFEEMLKDSCEVDTAEDGLKGFEKIRDNNYDLVFLDLRMPVMSGIDVLDKVSSLKTDTNAPPYIVVLTAIDDIATVVKCVKMGAYDYIVKPINVGRVEIIINQVKILVSKYKEIDELKKSKDAVVFVGKSEAAREVLSKIEQASKVDVNVIISGESGVGKEIVAKLIHLKSKRRDKKFVPVDCSSFPETLIESELFGYEKGAFTGAYSKKIGKIEYADGGTLFLDEVGNMPLSVQAKLLRFLQERSFTRIGGLKNIEVNIRIISATNVELKKLIENGKFREDLFYRLNVFPIYIPPLRERKEDIPLLIEHFITRYSLVYGKRISFSQKAIKKLMSYNFPGNVRELQNLVLRYLVMSRDGDEIEDVDIELYSEAPYFPKLYSLKEIQDIYISYILKHTGNNITRASKILGVSRRSIYNWLERREKKI is encoded by the coding sequence ATGCTAAAAGTTCTCGTTGTAGATGATGAGAAAGGTATAAGGATGTTCTTTGAAGAGATGTTAAAGGATAGTTGTGAAGTGGATACTGCCGAAGATGGACTTAAGGGTTTTGAAAAGATAAGGGATAATAATTACGATTTAGTATTCCTTGACTTGAGGATGCCTGTGATGAGTGGTATTGATGTGCTTGATAAAGTCTCAAGTTTGAAAACTGACACAAATGCCCCACCTTACATCGTAGTTTTGACAGCGATAGATGACATAGCAACAGTTGTGAAATGTGTTAAGATGGGTGCTTATGATTACATAGTAAAACCTATAAATGTTGGTAGAGTTGAGATAATAATTAACCAGGTTAAGATCCTCGTCTCAAAATACAAGGAAATAGATGAACTAAAGAAATCCAAAGATGCTGTGGTGTTTGTTGGTAAAAGCGAAGCTGCTAGAGAGGTTCTATCAAAAATAGAACAAGCATCAAAGGTTGATGTTAATGTAATAATAAGTGGTGAGAGCGGTGTTGGAAAGGAGATAGTTGCCAAACTTATACATCTTAAAAGTAAAAGAAGAGATAAGAAGTTTGTTCCTGTTGATTGTTCATCTTTTCCAGAAACACTAATTGAGAGTGAGTTGTTTGGATACGAAAAAGGTGCTTTCACAGGAGCATACTCAAAGAAGATTGGTAAGATAGAATACGCAGATGGAGGAACACTGTTCCTAGATGAAGTTGGGAATATGCCACTATCAGTCCAAGCAAAACTCTTAAGGTTTCTACAAGAGAGAAGCTTCACAAGGATAGGAGGACTAAAGAACATTGAAGTTAATATTAGAATCATCAGTGCAACGAATGTAGAGCTAAAAAAACTCATAGAAAATGGAAAGTTTAGAGAGGATTTATTCTACAGACTTAATGTATTCCCGATATACATACCACCGCTAAGAGAAAGAAAAGAAGATATACCACTACTAATTGAACACTTCATAACTAGATATTCCTTGGTTTATGGAAAAAGGATTTCATTCTCCCAAAAAGCCATCAAAAAACTAATGTCATATAACTTCCCTGGCAATGTAAGGGAACTACAGAACTTGGTTTTACGGTATTTGGTCATGTCAAGAGATGGAGATGAGATAGAAGATGTGGATATTGAACTATATAGCGAAGCTCCATACTTCCCCAAACTTTATTCATTGAAGGAGATACAAGACATTTATATCAGTTATATTCTCAAACATACTGGGAACAACATAACAAGGGCATCAAAAATTCTAGGTGTTTCAAGAAGAAGTATTTACAATTGGTTGGAAAGGAGAGAGAAAAAGATATGA
- the yajC gene encoding preprotein translocase subunit YajC, whose product MQDGGFSFLILMVLMFVVFYFLIIFPENRRRKKLMQQINEMKEGDRFVTAGGIIAEFISRDEEKGIIKAKISKDTVVEIGKDFVVSVFQNKVEEKK is encoded by the coding sequence ATGCAGGATGGCGGATTTTCGTTTCTAATATTGATGGTATTGATGTTTGTTGTATTCTACTTCCTCATTATATTCCCCGAAAACAGGAGAAGGAAGAAACTTATGCAACAGATAAACGAAATGAAAGAAGGTGATAGGTTTGTTACTGCTGGTGGTATAATCGCCGAATTCATATCTCGTGACGAAGAGAAGGGGATTATAAAGGCAAAAATCTCAAAGGATACTGTCGTTGAGATAGGTAAGGATTTTGTTGTTTCGGTTTTCCAAAACAAAGTTGAAGAGAAGAAGTAG
- a CDS encoding MBL fold metallo-hydrolase — MRVVFLGTGTSTGVPVIGCKCRVCNSNNPKNKRLRTSAFVEYNNKKILIDVTPDFRFQALSNNINYIDAVLITHSHADHVNGFDDLRQINFSMNWKVIPVFINRTSYWELQSRFEYVFSDSNQLGGGKPLVSVHVVEDFDEINLNGTKISTFFYYHGRLKVNGYRMGNFSYLTDVSFIPKKTLEMLEGVEVLVISALRFLPHATHLCFSEVVNLVRDIKFKKVYLTHIGHDADYDEIVEYLKGTNIEPAYDGLVLEL, encoded by the coding sequence ATGAGAGTAGTCTTTCTAGGAACTGGAACTTCCACCGGCGTTCCTGTAATAGGTTGTAAATGTAGAGTTTGCAATTCTAACAATCCGAAGAACAAAAGACTAAGAACTTCTGCTTTTGTTGAGTATAATAACAAAAAGATACTTATAGATGTCACACCAGATTTCAGGTTCCAGGCGCTGTCAAACAATATAAATTATATTGATGCTGTTCTAATAACGCACTCTCACGCAGATCATGTAAATGGTTTTGATGATCTAAGACAAATTAACTTCTCTATGAACTGGAAGGTAATCCCTGTATTTATCAATAGAACATCATACTGGGAATTACAGAGTAGGTTTGAATATGTTTTTAGTGATTCAAATCAACTTGGTGGAGGAAAGCCTTTGGTTAGCGTTCATGTCGTTGAAGACTTTGATGAGATAAACCTAAATGGAACTAAAATATCTACTTTCTTCTACTATCACGGAAGACTGAAAGTTAACGGTTATAGAATGGGTAATTTCTCGTACCTTACTGATGTTAGTTTCATACCGAAGAAGACTTTGGAAATGCTAGAAGGAGTTGAAGTTTTGGTTATAAGTGCCTTAAGGTTTCTTCCCCATGCGACACATCTCTGCTTTTCTGAAGTAGTGAATCTGGTTAGAGATATTAAGTTCAAGAAAGTATATCTTACTCATATAGGTCATGATGCCGACTATGATGAAATAGTTGAATATCTTAAGGGAACAAATATAGAACCTGCTTACGATGGACTTGTTCTGGAATTATGA
- the folK gene encoding 2-amino-4-hydroxy-6-hydroxymethyldihydropteridine diphosphokinase, whose translation MKKVILSLGSNIEPRNVFIERAIEKLRVGVNILKISRIYQTKPWGYEEQNDFLNLSLVGYTNLLPFELLTFIKDIEKSVGRKDRFKWGPREIDIDIVYYSSIVIHTNTLRIPHPYRLDRRFVLIPTFEIEPNFIDPEYNISISKLVQKCIYRNSEF comes from the coding sequence ATGAAGAAGGTAATTCTTTCACTTGGGTCTAACATTGAACCAAGAAATGTTTTCATAGAAAGAGCAATTGAAAAGTTAAGAGTAGGAGTTAATATCCTAAAGATCTCAAGAATCTACCAAACGAAGCCATGGGGCTATGAAGAACAGAATGATTTCCTTAATCTTTCACTTGTTGGATACACCAATCTTCTTCCATTTGAACTCCTAACTTTTATAAAAGATATTGAAAAATCCGTTGGTAGAAAGGATAGGTTCAAGTGGGGACCTAGAGAAATTGACATTGATATTGTGTATTACTCATCAATCGTAATCCACACAAATACTCTTCGTATTCCACATCCCTACAGGTTAGACAGAAGATTTGTCCTAATTCCAACTTTTGAGATAGAGCCTAACTTTATTGATCCAGAATACAACATCAGTATTTCTAAACTAGTTCAAAAATGCATCTACAGGAACTCAGAGTTTTAA